From Homo sapiens chromosome 6, GRCh38.p14 Primary Assembly, the proteins below share one genomic window:
- the ZUP1 gene encoding zinc finger-containing ubiquitin peptidase 1 isoform 1 (isoform 1 is encoded by transcript variant 2) produces MLSCNICGETVTSEPDMKAHLIVHMESEIICPFCKLSGVNYDEMCFHIETAHFEQNTLERNFERINTVQYGTSDNKKDNTLQCGMEVNSSILSGCASNHPKNSAQNLTKDSTLKHEGFYSENLTESRKFLKSREKQSSLTEIKGSVYETTYSPPECPFCGKIEEHSEDMETHVKTKHANLLDIPLEDCDQPLYDCPMCGLICTNYHILQEHVDLHLEENSFQQGMDRVQCSGDLQLAHQLQQEEDRKRRSEESRQEIEEFQKLQRQYGLDNSGGYKQQQLRNMEIEVNRGRMPPSEFHRRKADMMESLALGFDDGKTKTSGIIEALHRYYQNAATDVRRVWLSSVVDHFHSSLGDKGWGCGYRNFQMLLSSLLQNDAYNDCLKGMLIPCIPKIQSMIEDAWKEGFDPQGASQLNNRLQGTKAWIGACEVYILLTSLRVKCHIVDFHKSTGPLGTHPRLFEWILNYYSSEGEGSPKVVCTSKPPIYLQHQGHSRTVIGIEEKKNRTLCLLILDPGCPSREMQKLLKQDIEASSLKQLRKSMGNLKHKQYQILAVEGALSLEEKLARRQASQVFTAEKIP; encoded by the exons ATGCTTTCCTGTAATATTTGTGGTGAAACAGTAACCTCAGAACCAGACATGAAAGCTCACCTAATTGTTCACATGGAAAGTGAAATTATATGTCCATTTTGCAAGTTGTCAGGTGTGAATTATGATGAAATGTGTTTTCATATCGAAACAGCTCATTTTGAGCAGAATACACTTGAAAGAAACTTTGAGAGGATAAATACAGTACAATATGGAACTTCAGATAACAAGAAAGACAACACCCTACAGTGTGGAATGGAAGTTAATTCAAGTATTCTTTCAGGTTGTGCATCTAATCATCCAAAAAATTCAGCTCAAAACCTGACTAAAGATAGTACTTTAAAACATGAAGGCTTCTATTCAGAGAACTTAACTGAATCTAGAAAATTCCTGAAAAGTAGGGAAAAACAGTCCAGCCTGACCGAAATAAAAGGATCTGTTTATGAAACAACATACAGTCCTCCTGAATGTCCATTCTGTGGAAAAATAGAGGAGCACAGTGAAGATATGGAAACTCATGTGAAAACAAAGCATGCCAATCTTTTAGACATTCCATTGGAAG ACTGTGATCAACCACTCTATGATTGTCCTATGTGTGGGCTCATATGTACAAATTACCATATTCTTCAGGAACATGTTGACTTGCATTTGGAAGAAAACAGCTTTCAGCAAG GCATGGATAGAGTCCAGTGTTCTGGTGATCTACAATTGGCTCACCAGCTTCAgcaagaagaagacagaaagaggagATCTGAAGAATCAAGACAAGAAATAGAAGAATTTCAGAAGCTGCAG AGACAATATGGTTTAGATAATTCTGGAggatacaaacaacaacaactacgAAATATGGAGATAGAAGTAAATAGGGGAAGAATGCCTCCATCTGAATTTCATAGGAGAAAAGCTGATATGATGGAATCATTAGCTCTTGGTTTTGAcgatggaaaaacaaaaacttccg GAATTATTGAAGCACTTCATAGGTATTATCAGAATGCTGCCACAGATGTGAGACGGGTGTGGCTTTCTTCAGTGGTGGATCACTTTCATTCATCTTTAGGCGACAAAGGTTGGGGTTGTGGTTACAGAAATTTCCAAATGCTACTTTCATCATTATTACAAAATGATGCTTACAACGATTGCTTAAAAG GTATGTTGATTCCTTGCATTCCAAAAATTCAATCTATGATTGAAGATGCATGGAAGGAAGGTTTTGATCCTCAGGGGGCCTCTCAACTTAATAACAGGTTACAGGGAACAAAGGCCTGGATTGGAGCATGTGAAGTATATATACTCCTGACCTCCCTAAGGGTAAA GTGTCATATTGTTGATTTTCACAAATCAACTGGTCCTTTGGGTACACACCCTCGCTTATTTGAATGGATATTGAACTATTATTCTTCAGAGGGAGAAGGGAGTCCAAAGGTAGTGTGTACATCTAAACCTCCTATCTATCTTCAGCATCAAG GTCACAGTCGAACTGTTATTggaattgaagagaaaaaaaaccgAACATTATGCTTACTAATACTTGATCCTGGATGTCCTTCTCgagaaatgcagaaattattAAAGCAAGACATAGAGGCTAGCAGTCTCAAGCAACTTCGGAAATCTATGGGAAATTTAAAACATAAGCAATACCAGATATTGGCAGTAGAGGGTGCTCTTTCTCTAGAGGAGAAACTT
- the ZUP1 gene encoding zinc finger-containing ubiquitin peptidase 1 isoform 2 (isoform 2 is encoded by transcript variant 3) has translation METHVKTKHANLLDIPLEDCDQPLYDCPMCGLICTNYHILQEHVDLHLEENSFQQGMDRVQCSGDLQLAHQLQQEEDRKRRSEESRQEIEEFQKLQRQYGLDNSGGYKQQQLRNMEIEVNRGRMPPSEFHRRKADMMESLALGFDDGKTKTSGIIEALHRYYQNAATDVRRVWLSSVVDHFHSSLGDKGWGCGYRNFQMLLSSLLQNDAYNDCLKGMLIPCIPKIQSMIEDAWKEGFDPQGASQLNNRLQGTKAWIGACEVYILLTSLRVKCHIVDFHKSTGPLGTHPRLFEWILNYYSSEGEGSPKVVCTSKPPIYLQHQGHSRTVIGIEEKKNRTLCLLILDPGCPSREMQKLLKQDIEASSLKQLRKSMGNLKHKQYQILAVEGALSLEEKLARRQASQVFTAEKIP, from the exons ATGGAAACTCATGTGAAAACAAAGCATGCCAATCTTTTAGACATTCCATTGGAAG ACTGTGATCAACCACTCTATGATTGTCCTATGTGTGGGCTCATATGTACAAATTACCATATTCTTCAGGAACATGTTGACTTGCATTTGGAAGAAAACAGCTTTCAGCAAG GCATGGATAGAGTCCAGTGTTCTGGTGATCTACAATTGGCTCACCAGCTTCAgcaagaagaagacagaaagaggagATCTGAAGAATCAAGACAAGAAATAGAAGAATTTCAGAAGCTGCAG AGACAATATGGTTTAGATAATTCTGGAggatacaaacaacaacaactacgAAATATGGAGATAGAAGTAAATAGGGGAAGAATGCCTCCATCTGAATTTCATAGGAGAAAAGCTGATATGATGGAATCATTAGCTCTTGGTTTTGAcgatggaaaaacaaaaacttccg GAATTATTGAAGCACTTCATAGGTATTATCAGAATGCTGCCACAGATGTGAGACGGGTGTGGCTTTCTTCAGTGGTGGATCACTTTCATTCATCTTTAGGCGACAAAGGTTGGGGTTGTGGTTACAGAAATTTCCAAATGCTACTTTCATCATTATTACAAAATGATGCTTACAACGATTGCTTAAAAG GTATGTTGATTCCTTGCATTCCAAAAATTCAATCTATGATTGAAGATGCATGGAAGGAAGGTTTTGATCCTCAGGGGGCCTCTCAACTTAATAACAGGTTACAGGGAACAAAGGCCTGGATTGGAGCATGTGAAGTATATATACTCCTGACCTCCCTAAGGGTAAA GTGTCATATTGTTGATTTTCACAAATCAACTGGTCCTTTGGGTACACACCCTCGCTTATTTGAATGGATATTGAACTATTATTCTTCAGAGGGAGAAGGGAGTCCAAAGGTAGTGTGTACATCTAAACCTCCTATCTATCTTCAGCATCAAG GTCACAGTCGAACTGTTATTggaattgaagagaaaaaaaaccgAACATTATGCTTACTAATACTTGATCCTGGATGTCCTTCTCgagaaatgcagaaattattAAAGCAAGACATAGAGGCTAGCAGTCTCAAGCAACTTCGGAAATCTATGGGAAATTTAAAACATAAGCAATACCAGATATTGGCAGTAGAGGGTGCTCTTTCTCTAGAGGAGAAACTT
- the ZUP1 gene encoding zinc finger-containing ubiquitin peptidase 1 isoform 3 (isoform 3 is encoded by transcript variant 6), which yields MCGLICTNYHILQEHVDLHLEENSFQQGMDRVQCSGDLQLAHQLQQEEDRKRRSEESRQEIEEFQKLQRQYGLDNSGGYKQQQLRNMEIEVNRGRMPPSEFHRRKADMMESLALGFDDGKTKTSGIIEALHRYYQNAATDVRRVWLSSVVDHFHSSLGDKGWGCGYRNFQMLLSSLLQNDAYNDCLKGMLIPCIPKIQSMIEDAWKEGFDPQGASQLNNRLQGTKAWIGACEVYILLTSLRVKCHIVDFHKSTGPLGTHPRLFEWILNYYSSEGEGSPKVVCTSKPPIYLQHQGHSRTVIGIEEKKNRTLCLLILDPGCPSREMQKLLKQDIEASSLKQLRKSMGNLKHKQYQILAVEGALSLEEKLARRQASQVFTAEKIP from the exons ATGTGTGGGCTCATATGTACAAATTACCATATTCTTCAGGAACATGTTGACTTGCATTTGGAAGAAAACAGCTTTCAGCAAG GCATGGATAGAGTCCAGTGTTCTGGTGATCTACAATTGGCTCACCAGCTTCAgcaagaagaagacagaaagaggagATCTGAAGAATCAAGACAAGAAATAGAAGAATTTCAGAAGCTGCAG AGACAATATGGTTTAGATAATTCTGGAggatacaaacaacaacaactacgAAATATGGAGATAGAAGTAAATAGGGGAAGAATGCCTCCATCTGAATTTCATAGGAGAAAAGCTGATATGATGGAATCATTAGCTCTTGGTTTTGAcgatggaaaaacaaaaacttccg GAATTATTGAAGCACTTCATAGGTATTATCAGAATGCTGCCACAGATGTGAGACGGGTGTGGCTTTCTTCAGTGGTGGATCACTTTCATTCATCTTTAGGCGACAAAGGTTGGGGTTGTGGTTACAGAAATTTCCAAATGCTACTTTCATCATTATTACAAAATGATGCTTACAACGATTGCTTAAAAG GTATGTTGATTCCTTGCATTCCAAAAATTCAATCTATGATTGAAGATGCATGGAAGGAAGGTTTTGATCCTCAGGGGGCCTCTCAACTTAATAACAGGTTACAGGGAACAAAGGCCTGGATTGGAGCATGTGAAGTATATATACTCCTGACCTCCCTAAGGGTAAA GTGTCATATTGTTGATTTTCACAAATCAACTGGTCCTTTGGGTACACACCCTCGCTTATTTGAATGGATATTGAACTATTATTCTTCAGAGGGAGAAGGGAGTCCAAAGGTAGTGTGTACATCTAAACCTCCTATCTATCTTCAGCATCAAG GTCACAGTCGAACTGTTATTggaattgaagagaaaaaaaaccgAACATTATGCTTACTAATACTTGATCCTGGATGTCCTTCTCgagaaatgcagaaattattAAAGCAAGACATAGAGGCTAGCAGTCTCAAGCAACTTCGGAAATCTATGGGAAATTTAAAACATAAGCAATACCAGATATTGGCAGTAGAGGGTGCTCTTTCTCTAGAGGAGAAACTT